In Phacochoerus africanus isolate WHEZ1 chromosome 16, ROS_Pafr_v1, whole genome shotgun sequence, one genomic interval encodes:
- the THAP5 gene encoding THAP domain-containing protein 5 has protein sequence MPRYCAAICCKNRRGRNNTDRKLSFYPFPLHDKERLEKWLKNMKRDSWVPSKYQFLCSDHFTPDSLDIRWGIRYLKQTAIPTIFSLPEDNQEKDPSKKKSQKKKSEDEKEVCLKSKSEESFASNEPKKNTVNSNVLPEHAQLLDLSAFVKPPDLKAESVQNNVLTLNLVKQDTRKLESTLETPVNQDIGIHEFHTSFEDLNSTAITLTSSNSEGITKSLETQEVLEITTNHLTNPNFTNNSLEINPAQENPFFFSTITQTVEELNTNKESVIAILIPAENSKPTVNSFMPTPKETMEMEEDIDVEDSYKDADYETEVLQIEHSYCRQDVSKEHLWQKVSKLHSKITHLELQEQQTLGRLKSLEALIRQLKQENWLSEGNVRIIGNHFTTNEVTMI, from the exons ATGCCGCGTTATTGCGCAGCGATTTGCTGTAAGAATCGCCGGGGAAGAAACAATACAGACCGGAAGCTGAGTTTTTACCC gtttCCTCTACATGACAAAGAAAGACTTGAAAAATGGTTAAAGAATATGAAACGAGATTCATGGGTTCCCAGTAAATACCAGTTCCTGTGTAGTGATCATTTTACTCCTGACTCTCTTGACATCAGATGGGGTATTCGCTATTTGAAACAAACTGCAATTCCAACAATATTTTCTTTGCCTGAAGACAATCAG gaGAAAgacccttccaaaaaaaaatctcagaagaaaAAATCAGAAGATGAGAAAGAAGTATGCCTAAAATCGAAGTCAGAGGAATCATTTGCATCAAATGAGCCAAAGAAGAATACAGTTAACTCAAATGTCCTCCCTGAACATGCACAATTGCTTGATTTATCTGCCTTTGTAAAGCCACCAGATCTAAAAGCAGAAAGTGTACAGAATAATGTATTAACTCTTAATCTAGTTAAACAAGATACCAGAAAACTAGAATCTACCTTAGAAACACCAGTTAACCAAGACATAGGTATACATGAGTTTCACACATCTTTTGAGGATCTAAATTCCACAGCTATCACTTTGACAAGTTCAAATTCAGAAGGTATCACAAAATCTTTGGAAACCCAGGAAGTGCTTGAAATAACTACCAATCATCTTACTAACCCAAACTTTACAAATAATTCTTTGGAAATTAATCCAGCACAGGaaaacccattctttttcagcacAATTACTCAAACAGTTGaagaattaaatacaaataaagaatCTGTTATTGCTATTTTGATACCTGCAGAAAATTCCAAACCTACAGTTAACTCTTTTATGCCCACCCCCAAAGAAACCATGGAAATGGAAGAAGACATAGACGTTGAAGACTCATATAAGGATGCAGACTATGAGACAGAAGTTTTACAAATTGAGCATTCTTACTGCAGACAAGATGTAAGTAAGGAACACCTTTGGCAGAAGGTCTCTAAACTGCATTCAAAGATAACTCACCTTGAGTTACAAGAACAACAAACTCTAGGAAGATTGAAGTCTTTGGAAGCTCTTATAAGGCAGCTAAAACAGGAAAACTGGCTATCTGAAGGAAATGTCAGGATTATAGGAAACCATTTCACAACAAATGAAGTTACGATGATATAA